The following are encoded together in the Desulfovibrio desulfuricans DSM 642 genome:
- a CDS encoding metal-dependent hydrolase has translation MKWITHQATAVAAALALHLPWEGVAAACAGAVLPDVLDQRIAGLAPTRRGRQKVFNAIHRGTTHWFGWWLAVCVAAFALPPASLGSLGRDALLGLGFGGLSHVLLDMLTPSGVPLTPFSRQNKLSLKLCSTGSLGEYCFLACVAGATWLFFHEDLLRLSHKLGHGSWF, from the coding sequence GCATCTTCCCTGGGAGGGCGTGGCGGCGGCTTGCGCTGGCGCGGTGCTGCCCGATGTGCTGGATCAGCGCATCGCGGGCCTCGCCCCCACCCGCAGGGGCCGCCAAAAAGTGTTCAATGCCATCCACCGGGGCACAACCCACTGGTTTGGCTGGTGGCTGGCAGTTTGCGTGGCGGCTTTTGCCCTGCCGCCTGCCAGCCTTGGTTCGCTGGGGCGCGATGCCCTGCTCGGCCTGGGTTTTGGGGGGCTGAGCCATGTGCTGCTGGATATGCTGACCCCTTCAGGGGTGCCGCTGACGCCCTTTTCGCGCCAGAACAAGCTGTCGCTCAAGCTGTGCTCCACAGGCAGCCTTGGTGAATACTGTTTTCTGGCCTGTGTGGCGGGCGCAACGTGGCTGTTCTTTCACGAAGACCTGCTGCGCCTGTCCCACAAACTGGGTCACGGAAGCTGGTTCTGA
- the murJ gene encoding murein biosynthesis integral membrane protein MurJ, which produces MALLSAQQRMGAAALILAASTVLSRLMGLARDKIISWQFGAGGESDMYFAAFVVPDIINYLLAGGFMSITIIPLLTRRFQEDEADAWRFFSCVFCWMAAASTLLTLGGMALAPWLAQAVAPGFRPEQWERLAFFMRIILPAQIFFLCGACVTALLFMRRQFRVPALAPLIYNGAIIAVGLLLPWLASMQVAQAALPAGLLAHMDGMTGYCVGVTLGAALGTFVLPLRVASQQGLRLHMEWRHPLMGKFLLTALPLMLGQTIMMLDEQFLRVFGSLAGDGAVSLLNYARRITQVPVGLVGQAAAVASYPFLVALLAQGDTERFNSTLRTALRASVALIIPCAFCMAATSWPILGVIFQGGRFSLADTLATLPLTRIMLASTPFWIIYMVLVRAYYAHGDTITPAVTGSIMTALCIPMYYWWAVPNGAWAIAALSGLSVSLYVLWLVGIWIRRHGSGAFTGLTGLAARVIFCSLPATAAGWWVSEVCMRSFTLSPILKACVVLMLGSCAFAALFLPLAWQTAPEALEPVLQRLRRRRGTA; this is translated from the coding sequence ATGGCACTGCTTTCCGCACAGCAGCGTATGGGCGCAGCCGCGCTCATACTGGCGGCCAGCACGGTTCTTTCGCGCCTTATGGGCCTTGCGCGCGACAAGATCATTTCGTGGCAGTTCGGTGCAGGCGGCGAATCCGATATGTATTTCGCCGCCTTTGTGGTGCCGGACATCATCAATTATCTGCTGGCGGGCGGTTTTATGTCCATCACCATCATCCCCCTGCTGACCCGCAGGTTTCAGGAGGATGAGGCGGACGCATGGCGCTTTTTTTCCTGTGTTTTCTGCTGGATGGCGGCTGCCTCCACACTGCTGACCCTCGGCGGCATGGCCCTTGCGCCCTGGCTGGCGCAGGCGGTGGCCCCCGGCTTTAGGCCGGAGCAGTGGGAGCGGCTGGCCTTTTTTATGCGCATCATCCTGCCCGCCCAGATTTTCTTTTTGTGCGGGGCATGCGTCACGGCCCTGCTGTTCATGCGGCGTCAGTTCCGCGTGCCCGCGCTGGCCCCGCTGATCTATAACGGGGCCATCATTGCCGTGGGCCTGCTGCTGCCCTGGCTGGCAAGCATGCAGGTTGCGCAGGCCGCTTTGCCCGCAGGCCTGCTGGCCCACATGGACGGCATGACCGGCTACTGCGTTGGCGTGACCCTTGGCGCGGCCCTTGGCACCTTTGTGCTGCCCCTGCGGGTGGCGTCCCAGCAGGGCCTGCGTCTGCACATGGAATGGCGGCACCCGCTCATGGGCAAATTTTTACTCACTGCCCTGCCCCTCATGCTGGGGCAGACCATCATGATGCTGGACGAGCAGTTTTTGCGGGTCTTCGGCAGTCTGGCGGGCGATGGCGCGGTGAGCCTGCTCAACTACGCCCGGCGCATCACCCAGGTTCCTGTGGGGCTGGTGGGTCAGGCCGCCGCCGTGGCGTCCTATCCCTTTTTGGTGGCGCTGCTGGCGCAGGGCGACACCGAGCGCTTCAACTCCACCCTGCGCACGGCCCTGCGGGCCAGCGTTGCCCTGATCATTCCTTGCGCGTTCTGCATGGCGGCCACAAGCTGGCCCATCCTTGGCGTTATTTTTCAGGGCGGGCGCTTCAGCCTCGCGGACACGCTGGCTACCTTGCCGCTCACGCGCATCATGCTGGCCTCCACGCCCTTCTGGATTATCTACATGGTGCTGGTGCGGGCCTACTACGCCCACGGCGATACCATTACTCCGGCTGTGACCGGCAGCATCATGACGGCGCTGTGCATACCCATGTACTACTGGTGGGCTGTTCCCAACGGGGCGTGGGCCATCGCGGCCCTCTCGGGCCTGAGCGTGAGCCTGTACGTACTCTGGCTGGTGGGCATATGGATTCGCCGCCACGGCAGCGGGGCCTTTACGGGCCTGACCGGGCTGGCAGCGCGGGTGATCTTTTGCAGTCTGCCCGCCACGGCTGCTGGCTGGTGGGTCTCTGAGGTCTGCATGCGCTCGTTTACGCTGTCCCCCATCCTCAAGGCCTGCGTGGTGCTGATGCTGGGCAGTTGCGCCTTTGCGGCCCTGTTTCTGCCCCTTGCATGGCAGACCGCGCCCGAAGCTCTGGAGCCAGTACTGCAAAGGCTGCGGCGCAGACGCGGTACCGCCTGA
- the rnr gene encoding ribonuclease R, which produces MKKKNFQRGAPGAPSHTPGFPSREELLEVFSAQTRPMRVDGLMRVLGLARRAKGDLEAALATLAEQGRLLRLRGGLWTRPEALKHITGRFSSLRDGGGFVTPMRPVAEGENNRDSQLEFTGARDVYIPAALTGEAWHQDIVRVALSPGASRGPSPEGRIVEVMERGLKEIPAHAAHRTGNTLFCRPADARLSVNFSVELAAGETPPEPGTLVLLAPVQRLASDLWTARIVGDYGREDDVAVQEELVKLNHEVPRDFPAGVLAEAQHLPSGPTPEDMHDREDVRGLPLVTIDGADARDFDDAVEVEDRPGGGWLLRVAIADVSHYVRPRGNGSTGALDAEALSRGNSWYFPKSVEPMLPEALSNGLCSLRPDEDRLAMLAEIPFSPQGKPGTPRFAQVVMRSAARLTYDQVKACMLDNDAAALAALRENPRGEEVITMLQRAFALYAALRDARRQRGSLDFDLPEADSRLDEAGRVVWIGHRQRHDAHRLIEEFMIAANEAVARHLRDAGMPFLYRVHPLPDPERLESLFDTLAGVGMEDLPPRPEAAAMQGILARVQGTDQEFLVNRLCLRAMPQARYQPFNEGHFGLASQAYCHFTSPIRRYADLLTHRALKTAMGIGVGALAAGQKLLRISDQINRRERAAMACEREMDRRMGCLALLPRVGEHFKGMVAGVTDFGIFVELADMPVEGMIRIDDLGDDWYDFDPRTMSLVGQRSGVMWRMGQSLEVALAEVNMGRLEIRLMPLELPKAAQGNWRGRGKTSRKPAHKGDAKPGRTSRSGGSRSGWKITSPGDESSKSGGKGGAKGKARRSEGGPKRGPKTGGKGKGGSTGSGARGRSAGNGSKKRDR; this is translated from the coding sequence ATGAAAAAGAAAAATTTCCAACGCGGAGCGCCCGGCGCTCCCTCCCATACCCCCGGCTTTCCCTCGCGAGAGGAACTGCTGGAGGTCTTTTCCGCCCAGACGCGCCCCATGCGCGTGGACGGTCTAATGCGTGTGCTGGGCCTTGCCCGCCGCGCCAAGGGCGACCTTGAAGCCGCACTGGCAACGCTGGCCGAGCAGGGCCGCCTGTTGCGGCTGCGCGGCGGCCTGTGGACGCGCCCCGAAGCCCTCAAGCACATCACAGGCCGCTTCAGTTCGCTGCGCGACGGCGGGGGCTTTGTTACGCCCATGCGTCCGGTTGCCGAGGGAGAAAACAATCGCGACAGCCAGCTGGAATTTACCGGCGCGCGCGATGTGTATATCCCCGCTGCGCTGACCGGCGAAGCCTGGCATCAGGACATCGTGCGCGTGGCGCTCTCCCCCGGTGCATCGCGCGGGCCATCCCCCGAAGGGCGCATTGTTGAAGTTATGGAACGCGGCCTCAAGGAAATCCCCGCCCATGCCGCCCACCGCACAGGGAATACACTTTTCTGCCGTCCGGCGGACGCGCGCCTCTCCGTCAATTTCAGCGTGGAGCTTGCTGCTGGCGAAACGCCCCCCGAGCCTGGCACTCTGGTATTGCTGGCCCCGGTGCAGCGCCTTGCCTCCGACCTTTGGACAGCCCGCATTGTGGGCGACTACGGGCGCGAGGACGATGTGGCCGTGCAGGAAGAACTGGTCAAGCTCAACCACGAGGTTCCGCGCGACTTTCCTGCCGGGGTGCTGGCTGAGGCCCAGCACCTGCCCAGTGGCCCCACGCCTGAAGACATGCACGACCGCGAAGACGTGCGCGGCCTGCCCCTTGTGACCATTGACGGCGCGGATGCCCGTGATTTTGACGATGCCGTGGAGGTCGAAGACCGCCCTGGCGGCGGCTGGCTGCTGCGCGTGGCCATTGCCGATGTGAGCCACTACGTGCGCCCCCGCGGCAACGGCAGCACCGGCGCGCTGGATGCGGAGGCCCTCTCGCGCGGCAACTCCTGGTATTTCCCCAAATCTGTGGAACCCATGTTGCCGGAGGCTCTTTCCAACGGTCTGTGCAGCCTGCGCCCGGACGAAGACCGCCTCGCCATGCTGGCGGAAATTCCCTTTTCTCCGCAGGGTAAACCCGGCACACCGCGCTTTGCTCAGGTGGTCATGCGCTCTGCGGCGCGGCTGACCTACGATCAGGTCAAGGCATGCATGCTCGACAACGATGCCGCAGCCCTTGCCGCCCTGCGCGAAAACCCGCGCGGTGAAGAAGTTATCACCATGCTGCAAAGGGCCTTTGCCCTGTATGCGGCCCTGCGTGATGCCCGCCGCCAGCGCGGCAGCCTTGATTTTGACCTGCCCGAGGCAGACAGTCGTCTGGACGAAGCCGGGCGCGTGGTCTGGATCGGGCACCGCCAGCGACACGATGCCCACCGCCTCATTGAGGAATTCATGATCGCGGCCAACGAGGCTGTGGCGCGCCATCTGCGCGATGCGGGCATGCCCTTTCTTTATCGTGTGCATCCCCTGCCCGACCCGGAACGACTGGAAAGCCTTTTTGACACCCTAGCGGGCGTGGGTATGGAAGACCTGCCGCCCCGGCCGGAAGCCGCAGCCATGCAGGGCATTCTTGCCCGCGTGCAGGGCACGGATCAGGAATTTCTGGTCAACCGCCTCTGCCTGCGGGCCATGCCGCAGGCGCGCTATCAGCCTTTCAACGAAGGGCATTTTGGCCTTGCTTCGCAGGCATACTGCCACTTTACCTCGCCCATCCGCCGCTATGCGGACCTGCTGACCCACCGGGCGCTCAAAACAGCCATGGGCATCGGCGTGGGCGCACTGGCCGCAGGGCAGAAGCTGCTGCGCATCAGCGACCAGATCAACAGGCGCGAACGGGCGGCCATGGCCTGCGAACGCGAGATGGATCGCCGCATGGGCTGCCTTGCTCTACTGCCCCGCGTGGGCGAACACTTCAAGGGCATGGTGGCCGGGGTCACGGACTTTGGCATTTTTGTGGAACTGGCCGACATGCCAGTGGAAGGCATGATCCGCATTGATGACCTCGGGGATGACTGGTACGACTTTGACCCCCGCACCATGAGCCTTGTGGGCCAGCGCTCCGGCGTCATGTGGCGCATGGGGCAGAGCCTTGAAGTCGCGCTGGCGGAAGTGAATATGGGGCGGCTTGAAATCCGGCTCATGCCGCTGGAACTGCCCAAGGCGGCGCAGGGCAACTGGCGCGGCAGGGGCAAAACATCCCGCAAACCTGCTCACAAGGGCGACGCAAAACCGGGACGTACAAGCCGTTCCGGCGGTTCGCGCTCCGGCTGGAAGATCACCTCGCCCGGCGACGAGTCCAGCAAGAGCGGGGGCAAGGGTGGAGCAAAGGGCAAGGCCCGCCGCAGCGAGGGGGGGCCAAAGCGAGGCCCCAAGACTGGAGGCAAGGGCAAGGGCGGTAGCACCGGTTCTGGCGCGCGCGGGCGCAGCGCGGGCAACGGCAGCAAAAAGCGGGACCGCTGA
- a CDS encoding Bax inhibitor-1/YccA family protein: MSYSRSVAQSAATSVASLYMRQVYQWMTAGLAVTTVVAYAVASSPAVQAAIFGNTIVLILMLVAQFGLVIALSAAVHKMSGGTATGLFLLYSAVTGATLSSIFVVYPIASIANAFLVTTGTFLAMSVYGTVTKRDLTSMGSFLFMGLIGIVIASLVNIFLKSSMMDFIISCLGVLIFTGLTAYDTQKLRRFGENAPMEDGTAVRRGAILGALTLYLDFINLFLMMLRLFGGNRE, encoded by the coding sequence ATGTCATACAGCCGCAGTGTTGCTCAAAGCGCCGCTACCAGCGTTGCTTCCCTTTACATGCGTCAGGTCTATCAGTGGATGACGGCCGGTCTGGCAGTAACCACTGTCGTGGCCTACGCCGTTGCCAGTTCGCCTGCCGTGCAGGCGGCCATTTTTGGCAACACCATTGTGCTTATTCTCATGCTGGTGGCCCAGTTCGGTCTTGTCATCGCCCTTTCGGCGGCGGTTCACAAAATGTCCGGCGGCACGGCCACGGGTCTGTTTCTGCTGTATTCCGCTGTTACGGGCGCAACGCTTTCGTCCATCTTTGTGGTCTACCCCATTGCGTCCATCGCCAACGCGTTTCTGGTAACCACCGGCACCTTCCTTGCCATGTCGGTCTACGGCACAGTCACCAAGCGCGACCTCACGTCCATGGGCAGCTTTTTGTTCATGGGCCTCATCGGCATTGTCATTGCCTCGCTGGTGAACATCTTCCTCAAGAGCAGCATGATGGACTTCATCATCAGTTGCCTTGGCGTGCTTATCTTCACCGGCCTGACCGCCTATGACACGCAGAAGCTGCGCCGGTTCGGCGAAAACGCCCCCATGGAAGACGGCACCGCCGTGCGCCGTGGCGCCATCCTTGGTGCGCTGACGCTCTACCTCGACTTCATCAACCTTTTCCTCATGATGCTGCGCCTGTTCGGCGGCAACCGCGAGTGA
- a CDS encoding peptidylprolyl isomerase, giving the protein MKSIRVFFRAVTLTLCLGGMLALAGQAQAADPDPAVKLETSLGDIVVRLDARKAPISTANFVQYVKSGFYDGTVFHRVIKNFMIQGGGFTPDLKQKSARASIRNEADNGLKNKKYTIAMARTGEPHSASSQFFINTKDNDFLDFKSQTPQGWGYAVFGKVIKGQEVVDKIAAVQTGKKGYYDDVPMESVIIKKAVIVE; this is encoded by the coding sequence ATGAAATCAATTCGTGTTTTTTTTCGTGCAGTTACACTGACTCTTTGCCTCGGTGGCATGCTTGCTCTGGCAGGGCAGGCGCAGGCTGCTGATCCTGATCCGGCTGTGAAGCTTGAGACCAGCCTTGGTGACATTGTGGTGCGCCTTGATGCCCGCAAAGCGCCCATCAGCACGGCCAATTTTGTGCAGTACGTCAAATCCGGTTTTTATGACGGCACGGTGTTTCACCGCGTTATCAAGAACTTCATGATCCAGGGCGGCGGCTTTACCCCCGACCTGAAGCAGAAGTCTGCCCGCGCCTCCATCCGCAACGAAGCGGACAACGGCCTCAAGAACAAAAAGTACACCATTGCCATGGCCCGCACCGGCGAGCCGCATTCGGCATCTTCGCAGTTCTTTATCAACACCAAGGATAACGACTTCCTCGATTTCAAGAGCCAGACGCCGCAGGGCTGGGGCTATGCCGTGTTTGGCAAGGTCATCAAGGGGCAGGAAGTGGTAGACAAGATTGCCGCCGTGCAGACCGGCAAAAAGGGTTACTACGACGACGTGCCCATGGAAAGCGTGATTATCAAGAAGGCCGTTATCGTGGAATAA
- a CDS encoding winged helix-turn-helix transcriptional regulator, with amino-acid sequence MDTPDICPPVQGNYRCHFELTLQLIGGKWKLLVIYFLSLQEVIRFSQLRRSLPEISERMLVRQLRELEEDGLVHRKVYGTVPPRVDYSLTPLGVSLVPIMESLKAWGNMYEKSRSQTEPDHGDTKKAGSGL; translated from the coding sequence ATGGACACTCCCGACATTTGCCCGCCCGTACAGGGCAATTACCGTTGCCATTTTGAACTGACCTTGCAGCTCATTGGCGGCAAGTGGAAATTGCTGGTTATCTATTTTCTTTCATTGCAGGAAGTTATCCGTTTCAGCCAATTGCGGCGATCCCTGCCGGAAATCAGCGAACGCATGCTGGTGCGCCAGTTGCGCGAACTGGAAGAAGACGGTCTTGTGCACCGCAAGGTCTACGGCACGGTGCCGCCGCGTGTGGATTATTCGCTCACGCCGCTGGGCGTCTCGCTTGTGCCCATCATGGAATCGCTGAAAGCCTGGGGCAACATGTATGAAAAAAGCCGCAGCCAGACTGAACCTGACCACGGCGACACCAAGAAAGCTGGCTCCGGGCTGTAA
- a CDS encoding flavodoxin family protein, whose product MKVLAINGSPRKNGNTALLLHEALVPLREAGWEVETVPLGGKKIQGCRGCEKCAEFKNGRCVFDNDMLNELLQKMLAADAMILGTPCYFTDMSAELKALVDRAGFVAYVNGGLFQGKIGAAVVAAGRAGATHAYDSINHMFLMSKMLVPGSTYWNMGFGHAEREAAKDAFALENMRHLGRAIDWLGKAVVPHMAEYPAA is encoded by the coding sequence ATGAAGGTACTGGCCATAAACGGAAGCCCCAGAAAAAACGGCAATACGGCTCTTTTGCTGCATGAGGCCCTTGTGCCCCTGCGCGAGGCTGGTTGGGAAGTGGAAACTGTACCGCTGGGCGGCAAGAAGATTCAGGGCTGCCGTGGTTGCGAAAAATGTGCGGAATTCAAAAACGGGCGCTGCGTTTTTGACAACGACATGCTCAACGAACTGCTGCAAAAAATGCTGGCAGCGGACGCCATGATCCTGGGTACGCCCTGTTATTTCACGGATATGTCTGCGGAACTGAAGGCGCTGGTGGATAGAGCCGGATTTGTGGCCTATGTGAACGGCGGTCTTTTTCAGGGCAAGATTGGCGCGGCAGTAGTGGCTGCGGGGCGCGCCGGGGCCACTCATGCCTATGACAGCATCAACCACATGTTTCTGATGTCCAAGATGCTGGTTCCCGGTTCGACCTACTGGAACATGGGCTTCGGCCATGCGGAACGGGAGGCGGCAAAGGACGCCTTTGCCCTGGAAAATATGCGGCATCTGGGCAGAGCCATTGACTGGCTGGGCAAGGCCGTGGTTCCGCATATGGCGGAATACCCCGCCGCGTAG
- the ruvC gene encoding crossover junction endodeoxyribonuclease RuvC, with protein MQSVTVIGIDPGSQRTGWGVVREVSGVLQLVDCGVVRTASAGKEFSDRLARIYHELSGVLARLKPEEAAIEQVFTAKNAASALKLGQARGVAVAACAAHGLTISDYEPTLVKKSLVGTGRAEKEQVAFMVQRLLNVKNANWALDTSDALAVAVCHLTVRRFAALAGK; from the coding sequence ATGCAGTCTGTAACAGTCATCGGCATCGACCCCGGCTCCCAGCGCACGGGCTGGGGCGTGGTGCGCGAGGTTTCGGGCGTGCTGCAACTGGTGGACTGCGGCGTTGTACGCACGGCCTCGGCGGGAAAGGAATTTTCTGACCGCCTCGCCCGCATCTACCATGAACTTTCGGGGGTTCTGGCCCGCCTCAAGCCGGAAGAAGCGGCCATCGAGCAGGTATTTACCGCCAAGAACGCGGCTTCGGCCCTCAAGCTTGGTCAGGCGCGGGGCGTTGCCGTGGCCGCCTGCGCGGCGCACGGCCTCACCATCAGCGATTATGAACCGACCCTTGTCAAAAAATCCCTTGTGGGAACGGGCCGGGCAGAGAAGGAGCAGGTGGCCTTTATGGTGCAGCGCCTGCTCAACGTTAAAAACGCCAACTGGGCGCTGGATACCTCCGATGCGCTGGCAGTGGCCGTATGCCATCTGACCGTGCGCCGCTTTGCCGCCCTGGCAGGCAAGTAG
- a CDS encoding MlaE family ABC transporter permease → MTATENFGDFLRKIGRPCLNGIDALGNTALFMFGGLAQIFASPKIFPRTMQQLYVIGSKSLFLIMLIGVFCGMVLGLQGYYTLVKFGSVGMLGSAVSLTLIRELGPVLTAIMLTGRAGSSMTAEIGVMRITDQIDALDVMDINSMGYLVSPRLLASLIAFPLLTAVFDVIGIIGGYLTGVLMLGINEGAYFYRITSSVTATDVNGGFIKAVLFGLLVTTICCRQGYYTNKRRDSVGPEAVGNATTSAVVISCVLILAADYIVTSFLL, encoded by the coding sequence ATGACCGCAACCGAAAATTTCGGCGATTTTCTGCGCAAAATAGGCCGCCCCTGCCTGAACGGCATAGACGCTCTTGGCAACACTGCACTGTTCATGTTTGGAGGGCTGGCCCAGATATTTGCCAGCCCCAAGATTTTTCCGCGCACCATGCAGCAGCTCTATGTCATTGGCTCCAAATCGCTCTTTCTCATCATGCTGATCGGTGTGTTCTGCGGCATGGTGCTTGGGCTTCAGGGCTACTACACTCTGGTGAAGTTCGGCTCGGTGGGCATGCTTGGCTCTGCCGTGTCGCTCACCCTGATCCGCGAGCTTGGGCCGGTGCTCACGGCCATCATGCTCACAGGCCGCGCCGGGTCTTCCATGACAGCGGAAATCGGCGTCATGCGCATCACCGACCAGATTGACGCTCTGGACGTCATGGACATCAATTCCATGGGCTATCTGGTCAGCCCGCGCCTCCTGGCCTCGCTCATCGCCTTTCCGCTGCTGACGGCGGTATTTGACGTTATCGGCATCATCGGCGGCTATCTCACGGGTGTGCTCATGCTGGGCATCAACGAGGGCGCGTATTTTTACCGCATCACCAGCTCAGTGACGGCAACGGACGTGAACGGCGGTTTCATCAAGGCCGTGCTCTTTGGCCTGCTTGTGACCACCATCTGCTGCCGTCAGGGCTATTACACCAACAAGAGGCGCGACAGCGTTGGCCCGGAGGCAGTGGGCAACGCCACCACCTCTGCCGTGGTTATTTCCTGCGTGCTGATTCTTGCGGCTGACTACATTGTTACCTCATTTTTGCTGTAA
- a CDS encoding SPOR domain-containing protein, protein MAAPLRKPRKSAVSQPSGEKRRFVIRLSGPMLALLGVILAVAVGWSFFMGFMVGRGQNPETRVEQMTSMISKDAPKAKPAPDAPAPDAAAPAAQAETADAQNPAPATEENQAMSAGAPQPGKPGQDQKGQKAAAQPPQGKQGQQSPQGAYPFAQPSGNSLAAWGIKPGANQNAQGQGVQASGQSSAQNGAQAAKPAPAKTGPQFDYVYQVAAFKSDEDADKLRTRLEGKGLRTRTQKNGKLVLVMVSIRGTEDDAFNLREDLRHMKLGVPIQISQKPVSSKPQKSGR, encoded by the coding sequence ATGGCCGCCCCCTTACGTAAACCCCGCAAATCCGCCGTTTCCCAACCTTCTGGCGAGAAGCGCCGCTTTGTCATCCGCCTTTCGGGGCCAATGCTTGCCCTGCTGGGCGTAATCCTTGCGGTTGCTGTGGGCTGGTCATTTTTTATGGGATTCATGGTCGGACGCGGGCAAAATCCTGAAACGCGCGTGGAGCAAATGACCAGCATGATCTCCAAGGACGCGCCCAAGGCCAAGCCTGCCCCGGACGCCCCCGCGCCTGACGCGGCAGCTCCGGCGGCACAGGCGGAAACCGCCGATGCCCAGAACCCGGCCCCCGCTACTGAGGAAAATCAGGCAATGTCCGCAGGCGCGCCCCAACCCGGCAAACCGGGGCAGGATCAAAAGGGACAAAAAGCAGCAGCCCAGCCGCCGCAGGGCAAACAGGGCCAGCAATCCCCGCAGGGCGCCTATCCCTTTGCGCAGCCTTCGGGCAACAGTCTGGCAGCCTGGGGCATCAAGCCCGGCGCCAACCAGAATGCGCAGGGACAGGGCGTGCAAGCCAGCGGACAGTCCAGCGCACAAAACGGGGCGCAGGCAGCAAAGCCCGCACCTGCCAAGACAGGCCCGCAGTTTGATTATGTATATCAGGTAGCTGCATTCAAATCTGACGAAGACGCGGACAAACTGCGCACCCGCCTTGAAGGCAAGGGCCTGCGTACCCGCACCCAGAAAAATGGCAAGCTCGTGCTGGTTATGGTCAGCATTCGCGGCACGGAAGACGATGCATTCAATCTGCGTGAAGACCTGCGCCACATGAAGCTGGGCGTACCCATTCAGATTTCGCAAAAACCTGTTTCAAGCAAACCGCAAAAATCAGGGCGGTGA